Proteins encoded together in one Alkalihalobacillus sp. TS-13 window:
- the purF gene encoding amidophosphoribosyltransferase produces the protein MFADIKGLNEECGVFAIWGHQEAAQLTYYGLHSLQHRGQEGAGIAVTDGEAVNFHKNSGLVTEVFNRGELSSLTGKAAIGHVRYSTAGGSEFANVQPLVFQSQRGALALAHNGNLVNANMLKQQLEAQGSIFQTTSDTEVLAHLIKRSGLFNLRDQVKNALSMIKGAYAFVIMTEDGIMAAQDPNGLRPLSLGKIGDAYVVASETCAFDVIGAEYIRDVHPGELLIINDDGVESDTFTSSTNRAICSMEYIYFSRPDSHIDEINIHTARKNLGKRLAAEAFVEADVVTGVPDSSISAAIGYAEAAGIPYELGLIKNRYVGRTFIQPSQELREQGVKMKLSPVRGIVEGKRVVMVDDSIVRGTTSRRIVQMLRDAGAKEVHVRISSPPIAHPCYYGIDISSKEELIASNYSVEEIREIIGADTLEYLSIDGMMDAIGRNPKEQNCGQCLGCFTGKYPTEIYPDTVLPHEKELVYK, from the coding sequence ATGTTTGCTGACATCAAAGGTCTAAACGAAGAGTGCGGTGTGTTCGCCATCTGGGGTCACCAAGAGGCGGCTCAACTCACGTATTACGGCTTGCACAGCCTCCAGCATCGTGGTCAGGAAGGCGCAGGGATCGCGGTGACAGACGGTGAAGCTGTGAATTTCCATAAAAACAGCGGGCTCGTAACGGAAGTGTTCAACCGTGGAGAGCTTTCATCGTTGACAGGAAAAGCTGCAATCGGGCATGTGCGTTATTCGACGGCTGGCGGTTCGGAGTTTGCGAATGTCCAACCGCTTGTCTTCCAATCCCAGCGTGGAGCTCTTGCTCTTGCCCATAACGGGAATCTTGTGAACGCGAACATGCTGAAGCAGCAGTTGGAAGCTCAGGGAAGTATTTTTCAAACGACTTCCGATACAGAGGTGCTCGCACATCTTATCAAGCGAAGCGGTCTTTTCAACTTGCGTGATCAGGTGAAAAATGCCCTGTCGATGATCAAAGGGGCTTACGCGTTCGTCATCATGACAGAAGACGGAATCATGGCGGCCCAGGACCCGAACGGCTTGCGACCTCTTTCATTAGGTAAAATTGGCGATGCTTACGTCGTCGCTTCGGAAACGTGTGCGTTCGATGTCATCGGAGCGGAGTATATCCGTGACGTCCATCCGGGAGAGCTGTTGATCATTAATGACGACGGTGTGGAGAGTGACACGTTCACTTCATCGACGAATCGTGCGATCTGCAGCATGGAGTACATTTATTTTTCCCGTCCAGACAGCCATATCGACGAAATCAACATCCATACTGCCCGTAAAAATCTCGGAAAACGTCTGGCAGCTGAAGCTTTCGTTGAAGCGGACGTCGTCACAGGTGTTCCAGATTCAAGCATCTCAGCAGCAATCGGTTACGCTGAAGCAGCTGGGATTCCGTATGAACTTGGGTTGATCAAGAACCGCTATGTTGGGCGTACGTTCATCCAGCCTTCCCAGGAGTTAAGGGAACAGGGTGTGAAAATGAAGCTTTCACCGGTGCGCGGAATCGTTGAAGGAAAACGTGTTGTCATGGTCGATGACTCGATTGTTCGCGGAACGACAAGCCGTCGGATCGTGCAGATGCTTCGGGATGCTGGGGCGAAAGAGGTCCACGTACGGATCAGTTCACCACCGATCGCTCACCCGTGCTATTACGGAATTGACATTTCGTCTAAAGAGGAGCTGATCGCCTCGAATTATTCGGTCGAGGAAATCCGTGAAATCATCGGTGCGGATACGCTCGAATACTTGAGCATCGATGGCATGATGGATGCGATTGGGCGCAACCCGAAAGAGCAGAACTGCGGGCAATGCCTCGGCTGTTTTACAGGCAAATACCCGACAGAAATCTATCCAGACACCGTCCTGCCGCACGAAAAAGAACTCGTTTATAAATAA
- the purM gene encoding phosphoribosylformylglycinamidine cyclo-ligase, producing the protein MAQAYKQAGVDVEAGYEAVKRMKKHVKDTMRPEVLGGIGAFGGMFDLSKLNVKEPVLISGTDGVGTKLMLAFQMDKHDTIGIDAVAMCVNDIVAQGAEPLYFLDYIACGKLEPEKVEQIVKGISEGCKQAGAALIGGETAEMPGMYDPEEYDLAGFTVGVAEKSKLITPEKVSKGDALIGIASSGIHSNGYSLVRKVLLEQAGYTLNQTFDQLGKTLGKELLTPTKIYVKPVLEVLNNYEVSGIAHITGGGFIENVPRMLPEGLSAEVDLGSWPVPEIFSLLQKEGGLSSDDMLGTFNMGIGMVLAVKHEDAVKVIRTIEAQGESAFLIGRIKEGTEGITFGGGELK; encoded by the coding sequence ATGGCACAAGCATATAAGCAAGCTGGAGTCGATGTTGAGGCAGGATACGAAGCTGTCAAACGTATGAAGAAGCATGTCAAGGACACGATGCGGCCGGAAGTTCTCGGTGGAATCGGTGCTTTTGGCGGCATGTTCGATTTATCCAAGCTCAATGTCAAGGAACCTGTCCTTATTTCGGGGACAGACGGAGTCGGGACGAAGCTGATGCTCGCGTTCCAAATGGATAAGCACGATACGATCGGCATCGATGCTGTCGCGATGTGCGTCAATGACATCGTTGCACAGGGCGCGGAGCCGCTATACTTTTTAGATTACATTGCTTGTGGAAAGCTTGAGCCTGAGAAAGTCGAACAGATCGTCAAAGGAATCTCCGAAGGATGTAAGCAGGCAGGAGCTGCCCTGATCGGCGGGGAAACAGCTGAAATGCCTGGCATGTATGACCCTGAAGAGTATGATCTTGCTGGTTTTACAGTTGGTGTCGCAGAGAAATCGAAGCTAATCACCCCTGAAAAAGTAAGCAAAGGCGATGCGCTGATCGGAATTGCGTCAAGCGGTATCCATAGCAACGGCTATTCGCTCGTCCGAAAAGTATTGCTTGAGCAGGCAGGTTACACGCTTAATCAAACGTTTGATCAACTCGGAAAAACGCTTGGCAAAGAGCTTTTGACGCCGACGAAAATCTACGTGAAGCCTGTGCTCGAGGTTTTAAACAACTATGAAGTTTCAGGAATCGCCCACATAACCGGCGGTGGGTTCATCGAAAATGTGCCACGCATGCTGCCTGAAGGGCTTAGTGCGGAGGTAGATCTCGGTTCATGGCCTGTTCCTGAGATTTTTTCATTGCTTCAGAAGGAAGGCGGATTATCCTCAGATGACATGCTTGGCACCTTCAATATGGGAATCGGCATGGTGCTTGCTGTGAAACATGAGGACGCGGTCAAGGTGATCCGGACTATTGAGGCACAAGGCGAGTCAGCCTTTTTGATCGGCCGGATAAAAGAAGGAACAGAAGGCATTACGTTTGGTGGAGGAGAATTGAAATGA
- the purN gene encoding phosphoribosylglycinamide formyltransferase gives MKGIAVFASGSGSNFQAIVDACESGELDAKVNLLVCDRPGAKTIERADKHGIPTFVFKAKEYPDKEAFETEILKSLEEAKVEFIALAGYMRLIGPTLLSQFEGKMVNIHPSLLPAFPGKDAIGQAIESGVSETGVTVHYVDNGMDTGPIIEQASVPIDAGDTAEILQQKIHKIEHELYPRVIQNILHTSTEKGEFA, from the coding sequence ATGAAAGGCATCGCAGTATTTGCATCCGGTTCAGGCTCCAACTTTCAGGCGATTGTCGATGCTTGTGAGTCAGGTGAACTCGATGCGAAAGTGAACCTGCTCGTCTGTGACCGTCCAGGTGCTAAAACCATTGAACGTGCTGACAAACATGGCATCCCGACGTTCGTTTTTAAGGCTAAAGAGTACCCGGATAAGGAAGCTTTCGAGACGGAGATTTTAAAAAGCTTGGAGGAAGCGAAGGTCGAGTTCATCGCATTGGCAGGCTATATGCGGTTGATCGGACCGACGCTGCTTTCACAATTTGAGGGGAAGATGGTCAACATCCACCCTTCTTTATTGCCTGCTTTTCCAGGTAAAGACGCTATCGGACAAGCGATCGAGTCGGGCGTTTCGGAGACTGGTGTCACAGTCCACTATGTCGACAATGGAATGGACACGGGCCCTATCATCGAACAAGCCTCAGTGCCGATTGACGCTGGTGATACGGCCGAAATTTTACAACAGAAAATCCATAAGATTGAGCATGAATTATATCCGAGAGTCATCCAGAACATCCTACACACATCCACGGAGAAAGGGGAATTCGCATAA
- the purH gene encoding bifunctional phosphoribosylaminoimidazolecarboxamide formyltransferase/IMP cyclohydrolase — translation MRALVSVSNKEGLIPFVEGLIEQGIEIVSTGGTKRAIEEAGLKVTGISEVTGFPEILDGRVKTLHPNIHGGLLAVRENADHQAQIEEHNITPIDFVVVNLYPFKETISRADVTYEDAIENIDIGGPSMLRSAAKNHASVTVAVDPADYGTILEELKANGAVADETKRRLAAKVFRHTAAYDALIAQYLTDMTEEEYPESYTVTYTKKQALRYGENPHQKAAFYEVPIGEPSTIAKAKQLHGKELSFNNINDADAALQIIQEFDEPAVVAVKHTNPCGVGVGKTLAEAYQLAYEADPVSIFGGIVATNQEVDAETAQRLKEIFLEIIIAPSFSEEALAVLTEKKNLRLLQVEPKTIATQVQKRIQTVSGGALVQQEDHYGFDNADLKVATKREPTETEWADLKLSWQIVKHVKSNAIVLAKGNQTIGVGAGQMNRVGAAKIALEQAGDKVSGSSLASDAFFPMSDTVEAAAKAGVAAIIQPGGSIRDQESIDKADEYGIAMVLTGVRHFKH, via the coding sequence ATGCGCGCACTAGTGAGTGTTTCGAATAAAGAAGGGCTGATTCCGTTTGTCGAAGGTCTGATCGAGCAGGGGATCGAAATCGTATCGACAGGCGGAACGAAACGGGCGATTGAAGAGGCTGGACTCAAGGTAACAGGCATTTCCGAGGTGACAGGTTTTCCTGAAATCCTTGACGGCCGTGTAAAAACGTTGCATCCGAACATTCATGGCGGTTTGCTTGCGGTTCGGGAAAATGCCGATCACCAGGCGCAAATCGAAGAACACAACATCACACCGATCGATTTCGTCGTCGTTAATCTGTATCCGTTCAAAGAGACGATCTCGCGTGCGGATGTGACCTACGAGGACGCGATTGAGAACATCGATATCGGCGGACCGAGCATGCTCCGTTCAGCTGCGAAAAACCACGCTTCCGTTACAGTGGCGGTGGATCCTGCTGACTATGGGACGATTTTAGAAGAGTTGAAAGCGAACGGTGCGGTGGCTGACGAAACGAAGCGTCGTCTTGCCGCAAAAGTGTTCCGCCATACAGCTGCGTATGATGCTCTGATTGCCCAGTACTTGACGGATATGACAGAAGAGGAGTACCCGGAATCCTACACAGTGACGTACACGAAAAAACAAGCATTGCGTTATGGAGAGAACCCGCATCAGAAGGCAGCTTTTTACGAGGTGCCAATTGGAGAGCCTTCAACGATTGCAAAAGCGAAGCAACTACACGGGAAGGAGCTTTCCTTCAACAACATCAATGATGCAGATGCGGCTCTGCAGATCATCCAGGAATTTGATGAGCCGGCTGTCGTAGCGGTCAAACATACGAATCCTTGCGGTGTCGGTGTCGGAAAGACGTTGGCGGAAGCGTATCAACTCGCGTATGAAGCGGACCCTGTTTCGATTTTCGGCGGAATCGTGGCGACGAACCAGGAAGTCGATGCGGAAACGGCTCAAAGGCTGAAGGAGATTTTCCTTGAGATCATCATTGCGCCATCGTTCTCTGAAGAAGCGTTAGCGGTTTTGACGGAAAAGAAAAACCTGCGCCTTTTACAGGTTGAACCGAAAACAATCGCGACGCAGGTACAAAAACGGATCCAAACCGTATCAGGGGGTGCATTGGTCCAGCAGGAAGATCACTATGGGTTTGACAATGCTGACTTGAAAGTGGCGACTAAACGGGAGCCGACGGAAACGGAATGGGCAGACCTGAAGCTCAGCTGGCAAATCGTCAAGCACGTAAAGTCGAATGCGATCGTCCTTGCGAAAGGGAATCAGACAATCGGAGTAGGAGCAGGTCAGATGAACCGTGTCGGTGCGGCGAAAATCGCGCTTGAGCAAGCAGGAGATAAGGTTTCGGGCTCATCCCTTGCGTCAGATGCTTTCTTTCCGATGAGCGATACGGTCGAAGCAGCAGCAAAAGCTGGTGTAGCTGCGATCATCCAGCCAGGCGGTTCGATACGTGACCAGGAATCGATTGATAAAGCGGATGAATACGGCATTGCGATGGTACTTACAGGTGTACGGCATTTCAAACATTAA
- the purD gene encoding phosphoribosylamine--glycine ligase, whose product MNVLIVGKGGREHAIAWKMAQSERVTQVFVAPGNVGMTDVAECVDIAESDQDGLVQFAKENGVDLTVVGPEQPLLDGLVDRFEAEDLAVFGPTRAAALIEGSKTYANELMEKYAIPTAFSASFTDYEQAKTYLAEKGAPIVIKADGLAAGKGVVVAMTIAEAEEALHSMMVETKFGEASSKVVIEEFLEGEEFSLMAFVNGKKVLPMVISQDHKRAFDGDLGPNTGGMGAYSPVPHISDKVVEVAVGEILQPMADALVKEDASFTGILYAGLMLTDRGPKVIEFNARFGDPETQVVLPRLESDLFEVMTGLLNGEDVSLEWSTDEYVGVVLASGGYPGSYEKGVAINGLETVSADTLTFFAGVKGDGGQLVTDGGRILLLAAKSENLESAQTSVYREMAKLECAESFYRKDIGSKAIKAVSSGK is encoded by the coding sequence ATGAACGTTCTGATCGTTGGTAAAGGTGGAAGAGAGCATGCGATTGCGTGGAAAATGGCACAGTCAGAGCGTGTGACGCAGGTGTTTGTCGCACCTGGTAACGTCGGGATGACTGATGTTGCGGAGTGTGTCGATATTGCTGAATCGGATCAAGACGGATTGGTCCAGTTTGCGAAGGAAAATGGCGTTGATTTGACTGTTGTGGGTCCTGAGCAGCCTTTGCTTGATGGACTTGTGGATCGTTTTGAAGCGGAAGATCTCGCGGTTTTCGGACCGACACGGGCAGCTGCATTGATCGAAGGCAGCAAGACGTATGCGAACGAATTGATGGAGAAATATGCAATTCCGACCGCTTTCTCAGCTTCTTTCACTGATTATGAGCAAGCGAAGACGTACTTAGCAGAAAAAGGGGCGCCGATCGTGATAAAAGCTGATGGTCTTGCGGCTGGGAAAGGTGTTGTCGTCGCGATGACGATAGCAGAAGCGGAAGAAGCGCTCCACAGCATGATGGTTGAGACGAAATTCGGTGAGGCGAGCAGTAAAGTCGTCATTGAGGAATTTTTAGAGGGTGAAGAATTCTCGTTGATGGCGTTCGTCAATGGGAAGAAGGTGCTGCCAATGGTGATTTCGCAGGACCACAAACGGGCATTTGACGGGGATCTCGGACCGAACACTGGGGGAATGGGCGCATACTCCCCTGTGCCGCATATTTCCGATAAAGTGGTGGAAGTCGCGGTTGGGGAGATTCTGCAGCCAATGGCTGACGCGCTTGTAAAAGAGGATGCGTCGTTTACGGGAATCTTGTATGCGGGGCTGATGTTGACAGACCGAGGACCGAAAGTGATCGAGTTCAACGCTCGATTCGGCGATCCGGAAACACAGGTCGTACTTCCACGCCTCGAAAGTGATCTGTTTGAGGTTATGACAGGCTTGTTGAATGGAGAAGATGTCTCGCTTGAATGGTCCACTGATGAATATGTCGGAGTTGTGCTGGCATCAGGCGGTTATCCGGGATCCTATGAAAAAGGTGTCGCGATCAATGGACTGGAGACTGTTTCTGCGGATACCCTCACGTTCTTTGCAGGTGTAAAAGGGGACGGTGGACAGTTAGTGACAGACGGCGGGCGAATTCTGCTGCTTGCTGCTAAATCTGAGAATCTGGAAAGTGCGCAAACTTCTGTTTATCGTGAAATGGCGAAGCTGGAGTGTGCTGAAAGTTTTTACCGAAAAGACATCGGTTCAAAAGCGATCAAGGCTGTCTCCTCCGGAAAATGA
- a CDS encoding EYxxD motif small membrane protein yields the protein MKYVDVLMEYMTDMLFVLAMIVGSIIALTFFIFRRRQP from the coding sequence ATGAAGTATGTCGATGTACTGATGGAATACATGACAGATATGCTGTTTGTGCTTGCGATGATCGTCGGAAGCATCATCGCGTTGACGTTTTTCATTTTCCGGAGGAGACAGCCTTGA
- a CDS encoding DUF2892 domain-containing protein: MKQNIGTVNALIRITVGLTMVAYAAARMGRKPHRQSHLLTMMLGAMKVGEGITRYCPMTDLYENGQKLRNMDLASMTKEGSPINPS, from the coding sequence ATGAAACAGAACATAGGTACAGTGAATGCATTGATCCGAATTACAGTCGGTTTGACGATGGTCGCTTATGCGGCAGCAAGAATGGGTCGTAAACCGCACCGCCAAAGTCATCTACTCACGATGATGCTTGGGGCGATGAAGGTTGGCGAAGGGATTACAAGATATTGCCCTATGACTGATCTTTACGAAAACGGGCAAAAGCTGAGGAACATGGACCTCGCCTCCATGACAAAAGAGGGCTCTCCGATCAATCCTTCTTGA
- a CDS encoding adenine deaminase C-terminal domain-containing protein yields MSQHLVNWSKQQLRTHIQVIQGEQPPTLVLENATYLNNVLKKWITTNIWIYEDRIVYVGGKMPQNKTGCEIIDCENRYIVPGYIEPHVHPFQLYNPQTFASYSAKRGTTTFICDNLMLLPLEKKKALTFMTDINELPYTFFWWCRYDSQTKLQNEDEIFSEEMFDQFLDHPYTLQGGELTNWPQVLKGDDKTLHWMQETKRRGLKIESHLPGASERTLAKLAVLGADCDHEAMTGEEAVLRMSLGYTTSLRYSSIRPDLPDILEEMLALGVENFDRVLMTTDGSTPNFHRDGVTDEVLRIALEKGVPLEDAYAMVSYNIARHYGIDHQYGMIAPGRVANLNILKDPKEPTPETVLSKGKWITEEPEAAFNWSDYDIKPYDLDWSLKAEDLDVVSPAGIDMVNAVITKPYKTELDFTVEELDQDHYESFFALVDRNGKWRVNAMLKGFASGVSGFVSSYSNSADILLIGKSKKDMVTAFERLKEIGGGIVLVEKGEVICEIPLALNGGCSTEPMETVMDQQNQLVKELKDRGYIFVDPIYSLLFFSSTHLPYIRITPSGIVDVLKNEVLSFPVVMR; encoded by the coding sequence ATGTCACAGCATTTAGTGAATTGGTCGAAGCAGCAGCTCCGGACCCATATCCAAGTCATTCAGGGCGAACAGCCGCCCACGCTTGTCTTAGAAAATGCTACATACTTGAACAACGTTTTGAAAAAATGGATCACGACAAACATATGGATTTATGAGGATCGGATCGTCTATGTTGGTGGGAAAATGCCGCAAAACAAAACCGGATGCGAGATTATCGATTGTGAAAACCGATATATCGTTCCAGGTTATATCGAGCCTCATGTCCACCCATTTCAACTTTATAATCCCCAGACCTTTGCTTCTTATTCAGCAAAACGGGGGACGACAACGTTCATTTGCGACAACCTGATGCTTTTGCCATTAGAAAAAAAGAAAGCGCTTACGTTCATGACGGATATCAATGAACTGCCCTACACGTTTTTCTGGTGGTGCCGTTATGATTCGCAGACAAAGCTGCAGAATGAGGATGAGATTTTTTCTGAGGAGATGTTCGATCAGTTCTTGGATCATCCCTATACCTTGCAAGGTGGTGAATTGACGAACTGGCCGCAGGTGCTGAAAGGCGATGATAAGACGCTCCATTGGATGCAGGAGACGAAAAGGCGAGGGTTGAAAATCGAAAGCCATCTGCCTGGTGCGTCTGAGCGGACTTTAGCAAAGCTGGCGGTACTCGGTGCGGATTGTGACCATGAAGCGATGACTGGAGAAGAAGCGGTTCTCCGCATGTCACTCGGCTATACGACTTCGCTCCGCTATTCGTCGATCCGTCCAGACTTACCAGACATTTTAGAAGAGATGCTTGCGCTTGGTGTCGAGAATTTCGACCGCGTGTTGATGACGACGGATGGCTCAACACCGAATTTCCATCGTGATGGAGTGACTGATGAAGTGCTCCGGATCGCTCTTGAAAAAGGAGTACCGTTAGAAGATGCGTATGCGATGGTCTCCTATAATATTGCGCGCCATTACGGGATCGATCATCAGTACGGAATGATCGCGCCTGGCAGGGTCGCGAATCTGAACATTTTAAAAGATCCAAAAGAGCCGACGCCAGAGACAGTTTTATCAAAAGGAAAGTGGATTACAGAGGAACCGGAAGCAGCCTTCAACTGGTCGGATTACGATATCAAGCCATACGATCTTGATTGGTCGTTAAAGGCAGAGGACCTCGACGTCGTCTCACCTGCAGGGATTGATATGGTGAACGCGGTGATTACGAAGCCTTATAAAACTGAACTCGATTTTACAGTTGAAGAACTTGACCAAGATCATTATGAAAGCTTTTTTGCGTTGGTCGATCGGAACGGAAAGTGGCGTGTCAATGCGATGCTGAAAGGTTTCGCTTCAGGCGTGTCAGGGTTTGTCAGCTCATATTCGAATAGCGCCGACATATTATTGATAGGAAAAAGCAAAAAAGATATGGTGACGGCTTTCGAACGATTGAAGGAAATCGGCGGCGGGATCGTTCTTGTCGAGAAAGGTGAGGTCATATGTGAAATCCCGCTCGCGCTGAATGGCGGATGCTCCACAGAGCCGATGGAAACGGTCATGGACCAGCAGAATCAACTTGTTAAAGAACTGAAGGACCGGGGCTATATTTTTGTGGATCCGATTTACAGTTTGTTATTTTTTTCATCGACTCATTTGCCTTATATTCGCATCACGCCAAGCGGCATTGTTGATGTCTTGAAAAATGAGGTGCTGTCCTTTCCTGTTGTAATGCGTTAA
- a CDS encoding DUF3048 domain-containing protein, whose translation MNKKRLFVACIVALILMLSACSSKETAKPSDDAASKDTGIEKKEVDDNPRFAYTFPLTGKGTDEALASRAVAVMVNNAPEARPQSGLHKADIVYEVLAEGKITRLLAVFQSEEPDAIGPVRSARDYYVRLSNGFDAIYVFHGWSPSAQAMLTSGNIDSLNGLYYDGTLFKRANFRKAPHNSYITYENIMKESKKKKFELKQEIPAFSFLKEDEVTAIEGDPASTVTVSYGDHYKVKYRYQSEKGTYLRYVNNEQTVDRETEIPIELENVLVVGANHQVIDSAGRRNINLESGGDAILFQQGKSQEINWKNENGRIIPVKDGAEVPFVPGKTWVNLVPSSDLDPNVSWE comes from the coding sequence ATGAATAAGAAAAGGTTGTTTGTTGCGTGTATCGTAGCATTGATCCTTATGCTTTCGGCGTGTAGTTCGAAGGAAACGGCAAAGCCAAGTGATGACGCGGCTTCTAAAGACACAGGCATCGAGAAGAAGGAAGTTGATGACAATCCGAGGTTTGCGTATACGTTTCCGCTGACAGGTAAAGGGACAGACGAGGCGTTGGCATCAAGAGCGGTAGCGGTCATGGTCAACAATGCACCTGAGGCGAGACCGCAGTCCGGTTTGCATAAAGCCGACATTGTCTATGAAGTTTTGGCGGAAGGGAAAATCACAAGATTGCTTGCCGTTTTCCAGAGTGAGGAGCCTGACGCCATCGGACCGGTTAGAAGTGCGCGTGATTACTACGTGAGACTCAGTAACGGATTCGATGCGATCTATGTTTTCCACGGCTGGAGTCCATCGGCGCAAGCAATGCTGACTTCGGGGAACATTGACTCGCTGAATGGCTTGTATTACGATGGAACATTATTCAAGCGTGCGAATTTCCGGAAAGCGCCGCATAATTCATATATCACCTACGAAAATATCATGAAGGAATCTAAGAAAAAGAAGTTCGAATTGAAGCAGGAGATTCCAGCGTTTTCATTTTTAAAGGAAGATGAAGTGACGGCAATTGAAGGGGATCCCGCAAGCACAGTGACTGTTTCATACGGTGATCATTATAAAGTGAAATACCGTTACCAATCGGAAAAGGGCACATACTTGAGATATGTAAACAATGAGCAGACTGTCGACAGGGAAACGGAAATACCGATTGAGCTTGAAAATGTGCTGGTCGTCGGTGCCAACCACCAGGTCATTGACAGTGCAGGTCGCCGTAACATCAATCTTGAAAGTGGCGGTGACGCAATTCTATTCCAACAAGGGAAGTCACAAGAGATAAATTGGAAGAATGAAAATGGACGAATCATTCCAGTAAAAGATGGAGCAGAGGTTCCGTTCGTACCAGGCAAGACATGGGTGAATCTGGTGCCTTCGTCAGACCTTGATCCAAACGTAAGCTGGGAATAG
- a CDS encoding YerC/YecD family TrpR-related protein, translating into MQIDKLRGKTLDQLFDAILTLEDREECYRFFDDLATINEIQSLAQRLEVARMLREGYTYHKIEKETGASTATISRVKRCLNYGNDTYEMALDRVHTKSE; encoded by the coding sequence ATGCAAATTGATAAACTAAGAGGAAAAACATTGGATCAGCTTTTCGATGCGATTCTAACGCTGGAAGACCGGGAAGAGTGCTATCGGTTCTTCGACGATTTAGCGACAATTAATGAAATCCAGTCTTTGGCACAGCGGCTGGAAGTGGCGCGTATGCTGCGTGAAGGATATACGTATCATAAAATCGAAAAAGAAACGGGTGCAAGTACAGCGACGATCTCACGTGTAAAGCGCTGTCTCAATTACGGAAACGACACCTATGAAATGGCGCTTGACCGCGTTCACACCAAATCTGAATAG
- a CDS encoding heptaprenylglyceryl phosphate synthase → MFEYKEWKHVFKLDPDKEITPEALDQICESGTDAVIVGGSDGMTLENTIDLLSRIRKYTVPCVLEVSNIESITPGFDFYFVPSVLNSKNPDWIVGLHRDAIKEYGELINWNELVTEGYCIVNGESKAAQVSEADTDLSEEDILAYARIAENMFQLPIFYLEYSGTYGDVETVKDVSTILDKTRFYYGGGIKNVEQAREMAQFADTIVVGNIIYEDMEAAIKTVKVVKG, encoded by the coding sequence ATGTTTGAATATAAAGAATGGAAGCACGTCTTCAAGCTGGATCCGGACAAGGAAATCACCCCTGAAGCCCTGGATCAGATCTGTGAATCAGGGACAGATGCGGTGATCGTCGGCGGGAGTGACGGAATGACCCTGGAAAATACGATCGACCTTCTATCTCGGATCCGCAAATACACCGTACCTTGTGTGCTTGAGGTTTCGAACATCGAATCTATCACGCCGGGATTTGATTTTTATTTTGTGCCGAGTGTGCTCAACAGCAAGAATCCGGATTGGATCGTCGGTCTGCACCGGGATGCGATCAAGGAATACGGCGAGCTCATCAATTGGAACGAGCTTGTGACAGAAGGCTATTGCATCGTTAACGGTGAATCGAAGGCGGCGCAAGTTTCAGAGGCCGACACAGACTTGAGCGAAGAGGACATCCTCGCATACGCAAGGATTGCTGAGAATATGTTCCAGCTGCCGATCTTTTACCTGGAATACAGCGGTACGTATGGCGATGTGGAAACAGTGAAAGATGTGAGCACGATCCTCGACAAGACACGTTTCTATTACGGCGGCGGTATCAAAAATGTGGAACAGGCTAGAGAGATGGCGCAATTTGCTGATACAATAGTCGTTGGAAACATCATTTATGAAGATATGGAAGCAGCGATCAAAACGGTGAAAGTCGTTAAAGGATGA